The segment gttcatagaaatttcatagcgtgaaaagctctttcttacGGTATGAACCattttttgattaatcctcctaaaagtaagatagaaaatttatttttcaagcagtaagagatagagcaaaacaatgttctacaaaatttttaagaagattattataaaaaactttgccaaagaaaatgaccttctagctattatagttgtggagataagaaacaaattttgtgaaaactccacgataatcaacacagctCTTTTCACAGTctcttaacacatttgacatgtttcaaaatgattttcaaactaagcttttgataaatcaaaagcgtgacaaaatcgggtcaaaaacgtgacaaaatcgggggtgacaaaatcggggagtgacaaaatcgggttaccactgtagtaCGAAGGCGAGTTTGATAGTACAGCTAATTGATTATTAGTGAGAAATAtagtttaaataaataaatttataccgtcgattcgggcgaaattgttcagtcgggtgaaattgatcaccgtGAACCAACGAACGAAAAACTCATTATTCTGCGTTTTTGCTGATTTATAAAGCTGAATATGCTCCCATTCATACAAAGATTGTCACTTAGATTGTAAAtggcttaatttttttaaattcactattttgattgaatcgcgATTTTCAACATGTCTGATAAAACTCTTTTTCGTTAACGCAAATTTCGTTGCGGAAGGAAGTTTGAATAGAACTAATTCGGTTCTcttatctggctgtgctttgatagtttccatgaataaaataatgcgaTAGAATTCGTTTAATTGAaccttttaaaaaataaaatgattgtTAACATTATGGTTGGcaaatggttggataacgcgtaaaatagaccccattatggtccttagcctcttatctagccactcctacccctacctccacgtggtagggttgccaagtggccggtttttcgccggcccgaccggtttttcacttgcaaagccggtggccggccAATCCgtcaaaaaggccggttttccgacgtatgaagccgaatttgtactttttgcctggtttgttaaattttctgataaatttattagcaatcctgaacagtggatcattgaagatagctagttgtgcagtgataataccttgcttctggcgtaaatatacattaaattgtccactagcgccagaagcaagtagttgtcactcaaaaactagctaccttcaataatttacacgggaaactgcCAACCGACTCCCACTTTCTCTCTATGCCGGTTACATGCTAAGGGCGACTGTCTAACGCACATTATCTAATATGCTGCCCCCccattttttgaaggcaggaacaaccggccggtttttgtaattttcagacttggcaaccctaccacGTGGTAgcagctggaatacgagcaaccttagcggagatcgggtaaccaaccccggtggaaactaaggtcgtataccaacaggggaggaggcacagtgtgtctcgacactgcaagatggcagccgcatcacgagactcggtagcgtaagccctagtacggcgtcctatctaaaccaaaaaacaacttacaacaagagtcaagaaatatcttctcggaatattcggcatggaccaaggcgacgaaataaggacatggaatggagacttggtacctggaactgcagttggcggcgacagggtgctgctcgatcagctagaaccccgaaagtttggcatcgtggcactgcaggagatctgtcgcaagggcgagaagttgtggaggatccgtggcggcagagcccgatttttccagagtggtggagcgaccaacaagctgggaacgggcttcgtagtgctgggcaaaatgcaggatcgcgtaatggattggaaagcgatcaacgagaggatgtgcgtgttgaggataaaaggccgtttcttcaactaccccttcataaacgtgcattatccacacgaaggtagacccgactgTCGTATCCGAATCCAAAACACATCCTTGGTTCTCGAAAATAGCACACAGAATGACTTCGCTCGTTATTCTCGCGTACCTCGACCTTACAGGAAACGTTGTCCCACTCAATAGGATTATATACATGGCTGCCAGAAACAATATCGACTCAAAGTTTGGGAAGTGCTAACATTTTGaaagtgacattattgttttatATTTAAGTTCATAACTAAGCTAGCTATGATTACTCTTGATTTGATCATAAACATTTGCTTACATTCAACCATGTCATTGCTATTCACTAcaccgacgacgagaaggaagggttctatgcgcagttggaggcaacgtacgacagctgctcaccacgggacatcaagatcgtcatcggggatatgaacgcccaaatcggcagggaagcaatgtatagaccggtgatcgggccccatagcctgcacaccgacacgaacgataacggccagcgatgcatcaactttgcggcttcccgaggtttggtgatcaaaagcacctttccccacaaagatatccacaaggccacctggagatcacctgaccaacgaatctCGAACcgaatcgaccatattctcatcgagggacggtttgtctcgaacatgaccaacgtacgctccctacggagtgcgaatattgactcggatcactacctagtagcagtacatgtgcgctcaaaactatcgacggtttatacctcgcgacaaagtcgccctcctcggctaaacattcggcaactagacaacccgcgaactgccgaaaactacgcgcgcgtgctggatgaagctctgcctacttctgtggagctagatgcttcgaccctcgaaaacggatggagtagaatacgctcggccgtcaacgaggccgcaaccgcggtgctggaaacctcgagtgcacgaaatgattggtttgacgaagaATGCCAAGAagtgatagagaggaaaaaaagagcttgggaaaactatctgagcatacccacgagagagaatttggccaagtatcgacgagcgaagaATGAGTTGACctcgatcctgagaaggaaaaagcgccagaaggaggacagagatcgtgaggagctagaacaactattccgggctaatgatacccgcaagttttacgagaaggtgaaccaaactcgcaaggcccacacaccaaatcctgacatgtgtagggacgagggaggggatcttatcacaaacgagcgcgatgtggtcgacaggtggaagcagttcttcgatgaacacctcaacggcgatatagcagcaggagacgcaatggaacgacaacagcgtaccggctcccgatctcgaagagatccggcaagaaatcggtctgctgaagaacaaTAGAGCCGCCAGGAAGGaccgacttccggcagaactcttTAAAAacggccaagaaccgctagtaacggcacttcactggctgatttcaaggatttgggaagaagagaaactaccggaggagtggatggaaggcgtagtctgtcccatctacaaaaagggcgaccggctagactgctgtaactaacgcggcattacgctggtcaacgccgcctacaaggtgctctttcagattttgttgcatcgtctatccacaatagcaagagaattcgtagggcagtatcaggcgggctttatgggccctgctactacggatcaaatttttactctccgacaaatccttcagaaatgtcgagaattCATCATATCATATtttcgcatcatattttcgtggatttcagagcagcatacgataccgttgaacgcgaacagctatggcagataatgcacgagtacggttttccggacaaactgacgcggctgatcaaagctacccttgAGTGAGTGAAGTgccacgtgcgcgtttcggagacactctcgagtcccttcgaatcgtgcagagggttgcggcaaggggatggattgTTCTGTATGTTATGTATGGTATGAGGAACgaccttcagcaagagtagccaactcctagccatcgcagacgacctcgacaacattattagaaaccttgggacggcggaggcaatctacgccatcctaaaaacggaggctaggaggatagcgttacaaatcaatgcgttgaaaaccaaatatatggtacgaAGAGGCTGctgagaaagcaacgtttgccttccaTGGACTGTGACTAtattgacagcgatgaactggaagtggttgatgagtacgtatatttgggatctctggtcaccgccgacaataatacgagtaaggagatccaacgacgcattcaagctggaaatcgagcctacttttccctccgcaagacgtttcgatctaggagcatacgccaccgcacacCGCACAGCTGACggtgtacaaaatgctaataataccagtagtcctctacggacttgaaacagtaactttgcttacggaagacatacgtgcacttaccgtttttgaacgaaaggtgttgcggactatttttggcggagtacaaacggaaagcggagagtggcggacacgtatgaaccacgagctacaggcactgcttggagagattcccatcgtatacctggcgaaagttgggagactacggtgggccggccacgtcgcaaggatgccggacgactgtgtagtgaaatccgttctcttcaagaaccccaccggcaccaggaatagaggggctcaacgtgcacgatggctcgaccaggttgaagccgacttgcgtgtgtcgagacgcgcaacgaattggcgacgagttgcccaggaccgagtacaatggagaggaattcttgatacggcaagagccaccccggctctcggctgaataagtaagtaagtaagttaacaTTATGGACTGAGACAACATTGATTTCTAATTCGCTATGTGTGGGAAATAATGCTGCTACCTGcgaaagtttgttctatttgtgaagcagAACAGAGATTTATTAAAGAGTACAGAAGATAGACAGCACTTTACACAAATTTCCACAATCTTTACATATGGCatttccatgagagtacaagagatcggtttgtgagagtgcaagagatcgggcgaaatgcaactacacattcaaagagacagtcaagttcccgtatatgaggagaaaTAAATTATCAGTTTTCTAGAAAGGTGAAGATTGTATATCGTAAATCGTACAGATGCACATTTATACATCTAtgtgtttagaaaaaaaaaacgcgagtTTCGCTGCTAAAATTGGCCTAATACACTTTTTATCGTTTATATTTATCCAGCAGACGCATCagccatgctaatgtagagctggCTGCCTCATTTTTCTACTAGCTGCCTTTACGCGACATTATTGCCTATAAGCAGGATAAATCttgatgggtatgaaatggggaaggcaaatgagcgtccaatatagctctagctatcccaagcccctacctagcgcctccacgtggccatacccggtaatgcgctattgagtagccaagctaggagatgcgatactgtgtggttcccggctgcctgatctcataatcgaggtttttggcagacggtggagccacacgatctggtaagcataatataagttattttaattatttttttcgttttagcttatgaagcatttactgctttatagtgaaaactttggccaatacgagtgttaatactgcacatggatattggataccagaagaaaaattaaattaattattagaagcatttatggaaactaaaaggacgcgactctattccattcgaaggactgctggtgagattgttctatttttacccatatataccacatttcataaataaactagaatcgggaagagggagggaccatcagagcacttgtttgaagcggtgtgcctagggagagtgaaacagtcaactttctaggattaatcttggcccgattaacaacacatcgtggataatgagcgggttcttctccccacctgctggagtcattctgcattaagacggtttattcaacgattgactcaggtgacttagcccttgaaaggagattctctaaatccctggtacgtgtaagtgatgttgcttatcgaccaattcccttttggcccttcatacaagagttgggaagcatgaccaatcgttgaatatgttcaactctttttgacatgataggctcatggttcatacgctCTTCGCTATCCATTTGTGCTCCGCCAACAATAGTcctcaacacctttcgttcaaatacggcaagtgcgcgtacgtcttccgtaagcaaagttactgcctcaagtccgtagaggactaccggtctggttagcgttttgtacatcgtcagcttacCTTTGCTTTACttacttttttacacaaaactcAAATGTACGACCCCTTAAAATGCGTCCGCCAtagaaaagttttgttgtgacacccttaGCTATCATTTGAGCGGTAAGCCACCATCAGGAATTATGACATAGTGTTGGTTTGGGACGACCTAATCAATGGTTAATATTTATGAACACCCCTTTTTCAACGAGTTCCGGGTTTATTCGAAAAGTAATGTCAATAATTGCATTGTGAAGTGACTATACGTGGCAGATTTCGGTAAAGCCCAAGTAAGCTTACGAACAAACTAGCGATCAGTCGTTTCCGACGAATCGCAAAGTGAGGACATACTTTTTCTTTCTAGTTGCCATAAAGTTTTGTGCGACATTTGGCAAGTATGCAATCCTTTATGGTGATGGGTGATTTCCAGCAGTTTGTCAAATCTACCGGTGGCTCAAGTCCTTTCTAGGAAGCTACGTAAAGGTTGGCCATTAAGGTCACGCTGGACGTCATCAATCTCGTGAACAGAGCCTGTGCCACGAACTAATATTTAAACGACGGCTAGAGTTCAAGACTAAAACTACTTATTCGAACAACACAGCATTGCACGATTTACATCAAATTACATGAAAACATAACAACTAATCTGAAGCTAAGCATCAATCTTCAACCTTTAACTGCCTGCCGGCTATATTAACTGTACTGCCAATATAAAAATACCTCCCTTCCCAGTACTTCACATGTTCCTCGGTTTCATCTCCAACCACACACCCTTCTCTGCTTTAAGGGCAAACACACTTTTCGACAGTTGCAGCGGAATTTGCGTCTGCTCAGTCGGTTCCAGGTTGAAGTCTTTCAGCAGGCAGTACAACATCAATTTAACCTCCATCAGGGCCAATCGGGATCCGATGCAGTTCCGTGGGCCAACGCCGAACGGAAGATATGCCCCGGCATCGATTTTCGACCGGTTTTCCTCGTTGAAACGCTCCGGATCAAATTTAGCCGGGTTCGAGTAGTACTTGGGATCACTGTGGATGGCGATCGTTGGAATccaaattgtttgatttttttcaattatgaAACGTGTTCCAGCTCCGTCATCGAAAACGTAATCTTTGACGCAAAATCGGTCGGAAACTACTGCTGGAGGCCACATTCGAAGTGCTTCCGATACCACCATATCCATGTACGTCATTTTCTGCAGCACTTCATAACACAGGGGTTTGCCATTGAGAGATTGTTCCGTTTCCTTAATTTCTTCATACAGACGTTTCTGAATGTCAGGGTTGATTGCCAGTTCGTAGGTCAAAAAAGTCATGCATGTGGAGACGGTATCGAATCCAGctaagaaaaacagaaaacactgCGCAATCAATTCGTTTTCCGTCCACACCCTAGAATGTACCGATTTTCCAACACTGGATTCTTCAACCGTGGCGAATCCCGCATCTTTCTGATCCTGCTCGTCTTTCGAATGTTTCAAAGCACCTTTCCGAACTTCCATCAGCATGTGTATCATATCATTGCGCACAATTCCATGGACATCTCTCTGCTTCATATTATCAATGATCATTTTCTTAAAGTAATCTGTTAGACTCGTATCGAAAAAGTCAATCCCCAATTTCTGCGACAAACGAGGCATGCTTCTCAACATCAGGGCCTTCACCAAACCCTTCaccgattgaaaattcagcatTTCTTTGCCTTTCGTATAAAATTCATTGTCTTGATCCTTCAACGAATCCACCTGGATGCCAAACGCAACCGTACCAATAACATCATTGCCGAACCGTGAAAAAATATCCTTCATTTCATACTCCAACCGCTTTCCGGCTTTCGCTTCCGCAAGGAAGAAACTATTCATAGACTGGGCACATTGCGCCACCAGATCGAACATGTGCCTCATCTTGCTGCCGGTAAAGGCCGGACTCAAGGTAGCCCTCATGTCGCGCCACTTCTGGCCTCGTAGTGCAAACAGTGAGTTTCCGAACAGGCTATCGGTGTCGATTCCCTCATCTTGACTTCCGGTCATAATAGGAGTGTGATCCATGAAGTAATCGAAATCCTTTACACCAATCTTCTTGACCACCTCCGGATCACGCAGCATAAAGATCGGTTTCATAAAGTCATAGAAACCAACGATCCtggaaagtttaaaaaaaatcataacatTTGACAAATCAATTCGGACGGACTTACTTAGAATCCGGAAACGTATCGTATAGGATCTTAATGTGAGAAGTTAGATCCAGTTTGCGAAACATCAGCGGTTTGCCGCTGCCGAAAAAGAAACTCGGCTTCACACAAGGTACCGGCTTTGCGAGAAAATAATGGTACTTTTTCGACACGTAGTGAAAAAGCAGCAAAATTATGGCTCCGATGGCGAGCGCCGTGAATAAGTCCACCTCCATCGTTGATGCGATCCGATTGACTAACCGCCTTTCAACGCCTTGCACGACACTATAAGTCACCTATCCTTTAAGCGTATCTTCTCGTCGAGTAGCTTAAACTGATAGCGATATCGGCTGCTTATCTATTTGTTTATTATTATATTGAGCGGTTTGCTTGATCGAAAGCTAGAAATTACGATGGGATTGATATGTTCTGAAACACAGACAGTCTGTTTTAGTCTGAAATAATGAATCCACGAATTGAAAACAGTCTGTGGGAGGCAACACACAAACCGCCTGATTGCGTCGCAAGATAGTACGCAAATAAGCGGCAGTCATTCGGTCAACAGTCATCATCCACTACAGGCAAGTAAGGACGTGTGGGTTTTGTGCGGCTCCTGCTTTTAGTGTGTATGATGATAAACTTGTTTTATACCTATGTGAATTCCGTTTGATTTTACTGTAAACGAGCGAGTTTTGTGTTTTTCGGAGGTTTGCGTTACGTTTTAAATCATTAAAGAATAAAGATATACAGAGCTTTTCTCTTTTCAGTGGAGTTGTTTGTAATAAGTTTTTCTTTCCAAATAGGCTGTCGATCCATGCTTCAAGAAACTTGCAGAATTGTATTTCATGAGATCGATGGCCGGTCTTTCCGCCAAAAGGCCGATTTAACAATGCTAGTAATTCCAATAACAATTCCAATTCCTATGTTTAAGAATTCTGAACTGAAACACCAAAAACACGTGCAATGTGATTGAAATATTGTGTATGTTTCCAATTCTAACTTGACAAACGTGAGTTAAGTTTGCGTTACCCACCCTCGTTGCTCAAAAAACGgcaaatttttttatgttcGCTTATTAAATGTTTATTTAACGTTCGTATGGAGTCTCGTGCTCGTGCTTGTGCTATCAAGAAtttgtctccattgtattcgttCTGGGTTACTCGCCGCTAATtcattgagcatctcgacactcgtaagtcggcttcaatctggttGAGCTATCCAGTACGTAGGACCTCTCCATTCTTGGTATCGGTAGAACACCCTTGCGACATGGTTAGACCACCCTATACTCCGACTTTCAGCAGGTGTACGAAACTCCGTTTTTAGATTGGCGTAGATTTCCTCCGTCGACCCAAGGTTTCTAATAATTATGTCAAGGTCATctg is part of the Sabethes cyaneus chromosome 2, idSabCyanKW18_F2, whole genome shotgun sequence genome and harbors:
- the LOC128733722 gene encoding probable cytochrome P450 9f2; the protein is MEVDLFTALAIGAIILLLFHYVSKKYHYFLAKPVPCVKPSFFFGSGKPLMFRKLDLTSHIKILYDTFPDSKIVGFYDFMKPIFMLRDPEVVKKIGVKDFDYFMDHTPIMTGSQDEGIDTDSLFGNSLFALRGQKWRDMRATLSPAFTGSKMRHMFDLVAQCAQSMNSFFLAEAKAGKRLEYEMKDIFSRFGNDVIGTVAFGIQVDSLKDQDNEFYTKGKEMLNFQSVKGLVKALMLRSMPRLSQKLGIDFFDTSLTDYFKKMIIDNMKQRDVHGIVRNDMIHMLMEVRKGALKHSKDEQDQKDAGFATVEESSVGKSVHSRVWTENELIAQCFLFFLAGFDTVSTCMTFLTYELAINPDIQKRLYEEIKETEQSLNGKPLCYEVLQKMTYMDMVVSEALRMWPPAVVSDRFCVKDYVFDDGAGTRFIIEKNQTIWIPTIAIHSDPKYYSNPAKFDPERFNEENRSKIDAGAYLPFGVGPRNCIGSRLALMEVKLMLYCLLKDFNLEPTEQTQIPLQLSKSVFALKAEKGVWLEMKPRNM